In Fretibacterium sp. OH1220_COT-178, the sequence CTATACCGTGCAATGGAGTGATGGGATGAAAATGCAGAACGTCTTTGGGCGATTTTGGGGAAGGCCTCTCGCCTCCTCGAGACCTAAACCCCTGATCGGCGAGGAAAAAGCTCTCGACGAAATCCTGATGGCTCAGGACAAGGCGCGCATAACCCGAGAGGTTCTCGAGATGGGGCGGATGACGCATGAAATGCTGGCGCGAAGCCTGTACGTCTTCGAAAGCAACGACGACAAGGACGCCCGTTCCGTCATCGAACAGGACAACGAGGTCGATCGCCAGGAGATGGAGATCGACTGGGAATGCCTCTCGACCATGGCCATACGCCAGCCGATCCATGACGACCTGCGCTTCCTGTTCGCCGTCATCAAACTGACGACGGACCTCGAGCGCGTCGCCGACGAGAGCACGAACCTCGCTCGCCACCTGCTGCTCCACCGCTCCATCATCCGGGAATCGGACGACCTCGAGGAGATCCGCTCCATGAAGGACTCGCTTCTCGAACAACTGAAGGATGTCCTGAAGGCTTTCGAAAAACAGGACCTCTCCCTCGCACGACAGGTCTTTGCCAGAGACAGGTCCATCGATGAGCGCTACAACAAACTCTACGAATCCTTTCTGGATAACATCTCAGTCAAGGACAACGACAGGATCCGCCGTCAAGCCTATATCCTGGCTCTGGCCCGACACCTCGAACGAGCGGGCGACCACATCGCCAACGTCGCTGAGTACATTTGCTTTATGATCACGGGAGAACGCATCGCCTCGGAATCGGACCCCAACAAGGACCTGAATTCCTCGGAGTGATCTTTTCCCGCTCTTGGGGGTCATTCGGCGGGCTCCCCGTCCTCTTGCTCCTCCCCGTCGAAGAGGCCCAACATATCCGAGATGTCGAAGGATTCATCCTGCTTCGCCTTGATGGCCTCGACCTCCAGATCGAGCTTCTGCCTGGCCTCCAGAACGTTCCTCGCCTGCTCCAAACGTCGAAAGGCGACCTCCGGATACCCGCGGTTGTAAAGCTCGAGCGCGGCGTTCGTAATGAAGGCCCCCAAGAAGGACTCCAGCTTGCGGGCAAGGATCTCCTCCTCGTCCCCCGCATATTTCCGGGTGAATTTTTCCACGTCCCATTCGAGCGTCTCCCTGCTGATCGACGCAAGCTCGTCCAGGACCTTGTCGAACTCGCTCTTCTGCGACGTCGAATCCACATAGCGTTGGTTCGAGTTCGTATCGTACTGCAGGACGAAGGCCGACTCCCCTCCCTCCGAGATGGTCTCCTCGGACAGCGCCGAGGAGGGAGTCCGAACTTCAACCTCGTCCTTCGGTTCCTGAACCTCCGACTTCTTTGAGCTCTTTTTGACCGCTATTGCGTCCACCCCCATAGCATCGGCCATCCGCCCAGCGGACGGCCGTCAGAAATTCGTTTGCTCTACTCGCCCTCTCCCTCCAGGGCCAAAGCCATAACCGCACTCAGCCTTTTGACGAAAACGGACGGATCGGAGACCGTTCCCCCCTCCAGGATCAGCGCCTGATCATACAGGACACCCAGGAAGTTTTCGACCCTCTCGTCCTCCTCCTCAGCCATCTTCAGAAGGCGGAGGACAAGAGGATGCCCGGCGTTCAGCTCCAGAATACGCTTTTGGGACGGTACCTCCCCTCCCATCGCACGCATGAGCTGTTCCATCTGGAGGGACATGCCGTTTCGGGAATCCACCAGGCAGGCCGGAGAGGAGGTCATCCGAAGCGAGAGACGCACGTCCTCCAGAGAATCCCCAAAGATCTTCAGCGTTTGTTCCCTGAGGGGGGCAAAGTCCGACTCGAGCGCCTTGAGGCGGGCTTCCTCCTCCCTGCGCTCGTCCTCACTTGAAGGATGAACGGAATCGCTTGCCACATTCAGAAGCTTGAGGGATTCGAACTCGGGCCCTTCCGCAAGGACCACCTCGTCCACCGGATCCGTCAACAACAGGACCTCGTATCCCTTCTCCACAAGACGCTCCAGCTTGGGGGACGCCTTGAGCGCCGCCAGGTCCCGGCCTGCCAGGCAGAAAATCCCCTCTTGATCCGACTTCATGCGTTCCCTATAGCCTGCGAGGGTCGTCCAGCCCTCCTGGGCGGTCGAGCGGAACAACGCCAGCTCCAGGATCGTCGCCGAGTGTTCCCGGTCCCGGACGAGCCCCTCCTTCAGCACCCTGCCGAAGGTGCTCCAGAACTTCTCGTAGGCCTCCCTCTCGGACTCCAGCATCCTCCGAAGGGAGGCAAAAACCTTGCGCTGCGTGCTGCGGCGGATGACCCGGATGATCGGGTTGTCCTGCAGAATCTCCCGGGAGATGTTCAGCGGGAGGTCCTCGGAATCCACGACGCCCCTCACGAATCGCATATACTCGGGAATGAGGTCGTGGCAGTCGTTCATAATGAAGACTCGCTTGATGTAGAGGCTGATCCCCCCGGCCTTCGGGTCCATGAAGAGGTCGAAGGGAGCCTCGGAGGGAACAAAGAGCAACCCCTTGAAGCTGACGGTTCCCTCCGCGTTCAGGACGATGCGGGTCAGGGGGGCCTTCCAGTCGTGCGTCAGATGGCGATAGAACTCGTGGTACTCCTCCTCCGAAACCTCGCCCTCCGCACGGCACCAAATCGCCTTCCGGGAGTTGATGACCTCGTCCTGAAAAGACTCCTTGCCGTCCTTCCATTGGGAGGTATTCAGAAGGATTGGCCAGGCGATGAAATCCGAATACCGCTTGACGATATCGCGGATCGTCCACTCCTCGGTGTAGT encodes:
- the phoU gene encoding phosphate signaling complex protein PhoU, whose amino-acid sequence is MAQDKARITREVLEMGRMTHEMLARSLYVFESNDDKDARSVIEQDNEVDRQEMEIDWECLSTMAIRQPIHDDLRFLFAVIKLTTDLERVADESTNLARHLLLHRSIIRESDDLEEIRSMKDSLLEQLKDVLKAFEKQDLSLARQVFARDRSIDERYNKLYESFLDNISVKDNDRIRRQAYILALARHLERAGDHIANVAEYICFMITGERIASESDPNKDLNSSE
- the htpG gene encoding molecular chaperone HtpG gives rise to the protein MAEEKFQFQSEAAELLRLMIHSVYSNRDIFLRELISNASDALDKRRIEALFDSELAGFDPEIRIVRDREARTLTVSDNGIGMTREEIVRYLGTIAKSGTREFLAANGDENAGEQLIGQFGVGFYSVFMVADRVTLVSRKLGTNEAFRFESDGQGGYSLSDAERPECGTTVTLYLRPVGEDEKDYTEEWTIRDIVKRYSDFIAWPILLNTSQWKDGKESFQDEVINSRKAIWCRAEGEVSEEEYHEFYRHLTHDWKAPLTRIVLNAEGTVSFKGLLFVPSEAPFDLFMDPKAGGISLYIKRVFIMNDCHDLIPEYMRFVRGVVDSEDLPLNISREILQDNPIIRVIRRSTQRKVFASLRRMLESEREAYEKFWSTFGRVLKEGLVRDREHSATILELALFRSTAQEGWTTLAGYRERMKSDQEGIFCLAGRDLAALKASPKLERLVEKGYEVLLLTDPVDEVVLAEGPEFESLKLLNVASDSVHPSSEDERREEEARLKALESDFAPLREQTLKIFGDSLEDVRLSLRMTSSPACLVDSRNGMSLQMEQLMRAMGGEVPSQKRILELNAGHPLVLRLLKMAEEEDERVENFLGVLYDQALILEGGTVSDPSVFVKRLSAVMALALEGEGE